The nucleotide sequence NNNNNNNNNNNNNNNNNNNNNNNNNNNNNNNNNNNNNNNNNNNNNNNNNNNNNNNNNNNNNNNNNNNNNNNNNNNNNNNNNNNNNNNNNNNNNNNNNNNNNNNNNNNNNNNNNNNNNNNNNNNNNNNNNNNNNNNNNNNNNNNNNNNNNNNNNNNNNNNNNNNNNNNNNNNNNNNNNNNNNNNNNNNNNNNNNNNNNNNNNNNNNNNNNNNNNNNNNNNNNNNNNNNNNNNNNNNNNNNNNNNNNNNNNNNNNNNNNNNNNNNNNNNNNNNNNNNNNNNNNNNNNNNNNNNNNNNNNNNNNNNNNNNNNNNNNNNNNNNNNNNNNNNNNNNNNNNNNNNNNNNNNNNNNNNNNNNNNNNNNNNNNNNNNNNNNNNNNNNNNNNNNNNNNNNNNNNNNNNNNNNNNNNNNNNNNNNNNNNNNNNNNNNNNNNNNNNNNNNNNNNNNNNNNNNNNNNNNNNNNNNNNNNNNNNNNNNNNNNNNNNNNNNNNNNNNNNNNNNNNNNNNNNNNNNNNNNNNNNNNNNNNNNNNNNNNNNNNNNNNNNNNNNNNNNNNNNNNNNNNNNNNNNNNNNNNNNNNNNNNNNNNNNNNNNNNNNNNNNNNNNNNNNNNNNNNNNNNNNNNNNNNNNNNNNNNNNNNNNNNNNNNNNNNNNNNNNNNNNNNNNNNNNNNNNNNNNNNNNNNNNNNNNNNNNNNNNNNNNNNNNNNNNNNNNNNNNNNNNNNNNNNNNNNNNNNNNNNNNNNNNNNNNNNNNNNNNNNNNNNNNNNNNNNNNNNNNNNNNNNNNNNNNNNNNNNNNNNNNNNNNNNNNNNNNNNNNNNNNNNNNNNNNNNNNNNNNNNNNNNNNNNNNNNNNNNNNNNNNNNNNNNNNNNNNNNNNNNNNNNNNNNNNNNNNNNNNNNNNNNNNNNNNNNNNNNNNNNNNNNNNNNNNNNNNNNNNNNNNNNNNNNNNNNNNNNNNNNNNNNNNNNNNNNNNNNNNNNNNNNNNNNNNNNNNNNNNNNNNNNNNNNNNNNNNNNNNNNNNNNNNNNNNNNNNNNNNNNNNNNNNNNNNNNNNNNNNNNNNNNNNNNNNNNNNNNNNNNNNNNNNNNNNNNNNNNNNNNNNNNNNNNNNNNNNNNNNNNNNNNNNNNNNNNNNNNNNNNNNNNNNNNNNNNNNNNNNNNNNNNNNNNNNNNNNNNNNNNNNNNNNNNNNNNNNNNNNNNNNNNNNNNNNNNNNNNNNNNNNNNNNNNNNNNNNNNNNNNNNNNNNNNNNNNNNNNNNNNNNNNNNNNNNNNNNNNNNNNNNNNNNNNNNNNNNNNNNNNNNNNNNNNNNNNNNNNNNNNNNNNNNNNNNNNNNNNNNNNNNNNNNNNNNNNNNNNNNNNNNNNNNNNNNNNNNNNNNNNNNNNNNNNNNNNNNNNNNNNNNNNNNNNNNNNNNNNNNNNNNNNNNNNNNNNNNNNNNNNNNNNNNNNNNNNNNNNNNNNNNNNNNNNNNNNNNNNNNNNNNNNNNNNNNNNNNNNNNNNNNNNNNNNNNNNNNNNNNNNNNNNNNNNNNNNNNNNNNNNNNNNNNNNNNNNNNNNNNNNNNNNNNNNNNNNNNNNNNNNNNNNNNNNNNNNNNNNNNNNNNNNNNNNNNNNNNNNNNNNNNNNNNNNNNNNNNNNNNNNNNNNNNNNNNNNNNNNNNNNNNNNNNNNNNNNNNNNNNNNNNNNNNNNNNNNNNNNNNNNNNNNNNNNNNNNNNNNNNNNNNNNNNNNNNNNNNNNNNNNNNNNNNNNNNNNNNNNNNNNNNNNNNNNNNNNNNNNNNNNNNNNNNNNNNNNNNNNNNNNNNNNNNNNNNNNNNNNNNNNNNNNNNNNNNNNNNNNNNNNNNNNNNNNNNNNNNNNNNNNNNNNNNNNNNNNNNNNNNNNNNNNNNNNNNNNNNNNNNNNNNNNNNNNNNNNNNNNNNNNNNNNNNNNNNNNNNNNNNNNNNNNNNNNNNNNNNNNNNNNNNNNNNNNNNNNNNNNNNNNNNNNNNNNNNNNNNNNNNNNNNNNNNNNNNNNNNNNNNNNNNNNNNNNNNNNNNNNNNNNNNNNNNNNNNNNNNNNNNNNNNNNNNNNNNNNNNNNNNNNNNNNNNNNNNNNNNNNNNNNNNNNNNNNNNNNNNNNNNNNNNNNNNNNNNNNNNNNNNNNNNNNNNNNNNNNNNNNNNNNNNNNNNNNNNNNNNNNNNNNNNNNNNNNNNNNNNNNNNNNNNNNNNNNNNNNNNNNNNNNNNNNNNNNNNNNNNNNNNNNNNNNNNNNNNNNGTTTTTTTGCCAGCATTGGAAAGAAGGTAAACAATCCTGATTTTTGTAGCAACAGGTCAAGATTATTTTCCTTTTTCCAAACgcagaaaaaaatgaaaatctaTTCTATTGGTAAGTTCGtgtcaatgtcatgtcatgtatttaaaagtaaactttattTACTGCTGCTTACAATACAAATTTGATTACAATAAAGTGAAGTGTTCTGGTTAGGGTTAAGTGAACACTTGCTTTTAATTGAATACAATGATGAAATGAAgagtaattaaaatattaatttcacagCAATAAGCCATCAATTTCCGGAAAACCTCCGGAACGACCAGTTCCACCGCGATGATTCAACAACAGTTGGCCTCATAGGTCCCTTCCAGGTGTCAAGTAAAAGTATCATGAATAttatttgtacagtcaccagccccaatatctgacacaacaaagcgtgcatatacAACTGTATTTCTAAAGCCGGTAGGACGTTTTAAATAACAGGAAATATGCaagaaaatacaatttttctcTTGAATAATTTAACTCAATCGAAAAAACGGAAAATAAAATAGACGTAAAAATCATCATtgagaaataagaaaaataattgaagtTTGCATGCAATGTCTTactagaaaattaaatttactatgAACTTTCTATGGGCCGTCGTAGAATTATGGCGTCAAAGTCTGCAATGACGGATCTCTTTGTCTAATGAAcagtttaaaaaatcttttactaCTCGTGTATTAAACAATGAAGATAtatttcgaacaaaaaaaagcttgcatattcCATATTGTGCACGCTTCGCTATGGCAACAACTAGTAGATTTACCCTAATTTGATTCCAGTGTCAACAAGCACCTTGCTTCGCTCGCTAATATACGCCCTGAGCCCGGCCAAGCCCATCGGGCGGCAGTTCGTAGCCAAGAGAGGACGAGTTCTCGGCCAGAACGCAAAGAAATACAACGACGACCCTGCGACGACGAGAGCTGTGTGCACGCATGCCAGTTTTTCTTTGACAAGGGCTTCGGGTTCTGCGCCGAGGTGCTGTGGTGTGTGTGTTACGATTAAAAACCGGCACAGACGTTTAGCTATGACACATTTGATCCTTTGACCAAATATCATAGTGGAATAAACTGATACAAGTCGTAATATAGgcaattcaatttaaataaaatatttccaatCTATTGGTTAATTCCTCTATGCAAAATATAAcagcttatatttttttttatagtgatttAATGGtacgaaaataaataacataataagctatctaaattaaaaatatatatattcctAAAAAACACACTAATTTACACGGCTATGAAGTAAGgtatgtcaatgaactaaaaaaaatgtactttgctcaccggcgaccttgcgatagctacgtttatgtaaCAAATGTGTCATgtaacacaaatcacacaaacccaagaACCCAACTATAACCACCATCACCACCTACACTGCGCTGACGCGTCTCGAGCTCAACCAAATTCATcatcagagtaacacaaccaatcaccatgctaccagaatTCATGCATGtcctaaaaaaagttttttttaataatattttatactgACACCAACTTAAGCGGCATGGTTAGGGTCGCAgaattcaaataataaatattttttcacttctcatgctcgtaagttcgtgtttatgctggatctaggcgacataaaatgactatgtgtgctctagtgcataaagtaaaatcttcgtctaagaccagcAATCGGGcctaaacagccacaaacaaaaaagtttcattgtatttttttaatcatttttaatttgtataaaactaaaaatcaatcaaataaatcacaataaattaatgaaactaaatatttataattatactagCGTTtgtccgcggctccgcccgcgtggtattcggtaatcgcgcgcagttccctcgggaactgtgcatttttccgctataaaaagtagcctatgtcactctcgggcccagaaactatctctatgcgaaaaatcacgtcgatccgtcgctccgttacggcgtgaaagacggacaaacacactttcgcatttataatattagtattagtatggattagcaatgcatgaaaagtaaaggtacctagtaagtgaaaaaTTGCTATTTAATACTACTGCTGCtattaatttcctcgcaatcaaagtgaaaagcagagcgtaaaactagagcattaaaaacaaaaaccgcaatgtagtgaaacttgcatgcaagtttttGCATAGTCTAAATGTGGCTTTACAATACGACTACGTTCATAGAAGGTGGAGGAGCGCAGggagagagagcgagagagtgggtaaatacatacatatctgTAACTGACTTTTCCTTCTCATAGCTTTAATTAGAAAAAGACACAAAATGCCAGTCATTtataaacccattttcccctcgacgtgtgtATCCACCcccgccataccggctcgggtggctatatgaatgcctcgggtaaaatgactcattttatgctcttgttgtacaatctactatttgcctcacacgttgctattacggtGTAATTGGTAGACCTTTAAACTCCAGCAAGAGACTTACCTGTTGCACTGTATGAAGACGATGTTCCATATCTCGGTGAGGCTCCCATCAGGGTTCACATAGTGTATCTCCGTGCACGGCCCACAGGGACCCGTGGCCCCCATCTCCCAGAAATTGTCTGACGCGCCGAGACCCTTTATCCTACTGGACTGTACTCTGCAACAATTGAAACAGTAACATCAATGAATCCTGCACCTTTCCAGTCGGAGACGGAACGAAATAGTGaccagctggtctaagtagcaaattaGCAGTTGGTCTAACtaccaagtggtctaagaagcaactggtctaagtagcaagtagtccAAAATTCTTTGATGCAAAGTCGACGGAACTCCTATTCTGCTTGGGAGAGGCGCTTCGCGCATTAACGCAACTCAAAcctttttaaagtttttgataaaaaaaacaggtagGGACCAGTTTCTTTTTAGACCACGTGCTACTTAgatcagctgctttttagacgaagtgatactatacattttgagcagcggtgtggacgCGCTTTTATCTTACTAATGCTACAAATCAAAGTGAGTGTGAGCGCGTGTTAGTGCGTGCGTGcttgtgcgtgcgtgcgtacgCGTGTGCGTGCATTTGTGAATGTGTGTGTTACTGTTTCATGCTAAGACGACTGgaaataattacattaaatcTGGTTTAAACATCATAGTTATATTTCTCGCAAAACGCAAACGTCTCCAATCGCAAAACGCAAACTATAGCTCAAGTAGTATACCCAATATCTTTCCAAATGTCCCTGCACTCCCGGTCCTCCTGGAGGCCGATGACGGCGTCCCCAGAAAAGTACGTGACCACCAGATTCTCAGCTTTGAACCCGTACGGACCCAGCAGCAGCTCCCACGCCATTTTACAGGCATCTTTCTGAAAACATTGAAATCATAAGGGCAATGCCAGCAAGCAAGCGTGTGCCGCATTCATGACTGTTTTGTTTTGGATTTGTAGGAATGTCATTGAtcgtacttattattataattcatcatcatcatcagccataggacgtctactgttggacataggccgccCACATAGACCATCTGTTGCTACAGTTTGAAGGGGCCGGTATCCGTTGTGAGCCTGCGGCTTTAAGCAGGTCATACGTCCATCTCGTCCATTAAAAAACTGGCCATCTGACCTTGTTGTAAATAATTCTACATTATTTTGTAAAGTTTATGGATGGTAACCATGGGACCTAAATACAAACAGTGTGTAATTTCGCGTTACGTAACATGAAGAAAAGATAGATGTGTACCAAGTAATACACAGTAATTTCCTGTAATAACCAAGTAATAATACAATTTGCCAATTTGAATCATGTATACTGCCAACCTGCTAAGGGCATGTGCACTCAAAGCACAGTGTAAATTTAGCAAAACTTGTTATCATAGTTGACTTTACAGTGaagaaaatgtaaacaaatcatttgcattgtcatccaatgaTGTGATTGTTGTTATTTCTGCTAATTTAGCAATATATAAGAGATTATGTATAGTTACATATGTGAACAATATACAAAATGACTTAACTTGACTTGACTGTCTTACTTGGGTCCAGTCATACTGTAAAGTTCCTAATCCTGACTGGCCCCTGTGGGGATTAAGGCCTAAGACCTCTCATTCCGCGAGGAGGCCTATGTTTTGCAGTGGGACATTTATAGGCCGAGATAAACTCACACGAATCTTCTCCTTATCGCATGAACAAGAGTTGACTAACCTTGTAGTAGTCCCCAAAGGACCAGTTGCCGAGCATCTCAAAGAAGGTGTGGTGGTGTCCGTCTGAGCCGACCGCGTCCAGGTCGTTGTGCTTGCCGCCGACGCGCACGCACTTCTGCGCGTtgacggcgcgcgcgcacggcgGCTCCACCAGCCCCAGGAACACTCCTTTGAACTGgacatttatttgttatttttaaggtAGAGTAAATCATCAATTGCTAGCCACCtctcaataactggccaccttataaaaaatgaattctagTTATAGATAGATTcatacaatgtcattaattgaaaatacaaactgaaatatagatgcacagaaaaaccagaaaaataagaccatcactgggaatcgaacccaggtcctcggtaatccgtaccgcgtgctataccgctacaccactgatggtcaccaTCACgcgcacgcggtacggattaccgaggacctgggttcgattcccagtgatggtcttatttttctggtttttctgtgcatctatatttcagtttgtattttcaatttatgttttacgggatgaccgtaaaagtaaaaatttggaattgaaataaaaaatacaaaaatattccaaaaaaccaatcttaatttacaatgtcattaatgtctaattttgtcaaaatcgcgcgtcttcgtggatggcactaggtataaccagaattcattttagtataagATGGCTAGTTATTAACACCAAGTACACCaacaccttatactaaaaatgaatcTGTTTATAGATGACTAGATTTCAGTTTAagtgtaaggtggccagtaatgATGAccagaatgaatgaaaaagatGAAAGTTGAGTACAAGGAGTCTCTAGATCCAGTAAGGGCGGATctagtggggggggggggggggggttaccCCCGGGGACCTGGGCCAGGTCTGGGATAACAGTAGGTATTCTTCTAAtgtcattgattttaataaaattaatatctttCTGTGTTAAAAGAGGAGAATTAATCTTGATTAATGatggttaaataaataagtttaaatgttttatatgTGGAAAAATAACTTGATTTGACCATTGTGAACCCCCCACCCTATGGCTTTGGAAGGTTGGattctaaaatatatataaaaaaaaaaaagcctcATTTTTGCTCACCATCGCATATTGATTGTGAATAAATTATTCCTACCTACAAACTTTACTCATAATTAGGCATTGGATTATATGCACTATCAAAAAGCCAAAATATGCATACAAATATGCACTAATAAAGGGTGAAATATGAACAAAATATGCACAGTCAAAAACCATTTATTATtagaatttatatttattctcacATTATATTcgtatgtatatacatattttctaTCTCTGCATCTAAATGGGAACATGTTGATCGATTTCCATCTGGTGCATTAGAACCTAAGCTCAAATTACCCTATTGCACAGTACAACCTAATGTCAAAAACACAttaccatataaatataaattcaaaataatctaaTGTCTAAATACCACAGTCCCAAAAAACTCTAAAAccttaaaaccaaaacaaacttTTAAGTATGTACTATTACTGGTTGGGGTATAGCAAAAGGGGCCCGATTTTAGGACTTAGTAAATTTTTAAGCAAaaagattttttcttttttaactttCAAGGGAAACATTAAAATGCTGCATCTTTtattgatacaattttttttataaacttgacCGTTTAGGAGCTAGAGCGATCTGAAGTTGCAAGTTCGGCCATAGGATTACTAAGGAGCCAGACACTTAGAAAACTCGGTTTAGGTTTGGTTAGTGTGTCATCCTGCCCGAAGGGCATAACTACCCAGAATAGAAGCTTCGTcgagcctgcagggctactactaaactcCTAGCTAgactcgaatttcgtagtagccttgctgtcaCGGAAATTGCTATCAACAAAAAACGTAGGTAAGGTCCAAACTCGCAACTTCAGATCGCTCTAGTTCCTAAACAgtcaagtttataaaaaaaaaatatcagtaaaagatgcttattttaatgttttctttaaagtataaaaaaaaaactagcaatAAAATCCTAAAATCGGGCCCCTTTTGCTATACTCTGACCCTAATACCGAGACCACCCACTGTCACAAACAATCATAAAACAAATCAAGAAATGCAtgcctattttatttatatcacaTGTATTATTTACCTGGTTCATGCCGGCATTGACGAAGGGCACAGTGGGGTCGCACAATGGGACAACAGAGCTCGATTTCACATGCTTATGTCCATGTTTTTGAGCGAAGTATTCAATAAAAGTGCTCCTTATAAAGCTGCTCGACGACTTCAACCGCGCCAACGATCTGCCGTGGACAATTCTGCCTCGAACCGGTACTCGGAACATCGTTGCAGGTTAAAATATCCTTTCCAGTTTAAAACACTGCATTcgcaaaaacaacaaacattAAGTAGTGGCAGCAGAGGCTAGTATTGGCGCCTTTTGATAAACATTGTTATAAGCTTTGATGAATTTTGTTTATGCGAAAATAAGTTTCGAAAAAACTCGTAATCAGCCGATGCCCGATTggaatcacacacacacacagatcaCACACAGATACAGAAGATAACTAAACAaatctaggtaggtattttttggGCAATGACATTGACAGTTCTCAAGTGTTCTCAAGGacaggtgcggccacatgcagtcgctcgtcgctcgtttgcagcgataaatctgatcacgtgaccccattgaatgtgattttgaatttccagcgagcgactcaaaaaaaaagtagcgtcaagccACCGCATCgagcagcagcgtcaagatggctgcttgcaggaatgatcttggtcttggaagctgatttcttaatctcatttagtagcagtcatGGCAggcagaaataaaataaattagagtgaatgaaaaaaaatagcagTGTTTTGCCTAAattcaaaaggtttttttttcagcgataaa is from Choristoneura fumiferana chromosome 3, NRCan_CFum_1, whole genome shotgun sequence and encodes:
- the LOC141445697 gene encoding alanine--tRNA ligase, mitochondrial-like, which produces MFRVPVRGRIVHGRSLARLKSSSSFIRSTFIEYFAQKHGHKHVKSSSVVPLCDPTVPFVNAGMNQFKGVFLGLVEPPCARAVNAQKCVRVGGKHNDLDAVGSDGHHHTFFEMLGNWSFGDYYKKDACKMAWELLLGPYGFKAENLVVTYFSGDAVIGLQEDRECRDIWKDIGVQSSRIKGLGASDNFWEMGATGPCGPCTEIHYVNPDGSLTEIWNIVFIQCNRKYEDTVVEIDEIRWDRMKEGCGVHNSDKEKIDQIDYVSKFD